The following are encoded together in the Nyctibius grandis isolate bNycGra1 chromosome 5, bNycGra1.pri, whole genome shotgun sequence genome:
- the NEDD1 gene encoding protein NEDD1, translating to MQESIHFASSGDDVKIWDSSSLTVVEQFNPHTPPHPVSSLCWASNNRYLATASAGGDKIVVSSCKSKPVPLFEIAEGAKQTCVNLNSSSSCIVSGGLDNTVNIWDLKSRRVYRSLKDHKDEVTCITYNWNDCYIASGSLSGEIILHSVTTNLSSTPFGHGSRQPIRHLKYSSFKKSLLGSVSDSGNVTLWDVNSQNPYHNFENTHKAPASEICFSPVNKLLLVTVGLDKRIILYDTSSKKLLTTIVADFPLTTVDFMPDGTTLAIGCSRGKICQYDLRQLTSPVKTVTAHKGCVKCVRLQFSSTFSKSNLTGSSNKPVPKRVEVKAGSNLGGIKNIGIKNVASQASAAVSSHLTLPNENKGGEVLQEKTGFPHSCSLDVIPSKETDHGKGADLNKFDDLGRSSLGDVFSPVRDDIIASKANEDPQGKGDGLDFQSYVLGLDFLPQLTTALPVKRNPVGSSAQGIRSSPLHALVGSPVKEEEERPEIDTKKINLGKQESKEALKQLSKSSSSSAESVTLSPPPSSPAVKAPDTNERLVKNIQAHPAYDLPVNGTTSISPKITSPVTVGVASSLSEKIVETIGSSRPNAPLTSVQINFIQNMIQETMDDFREACHRDIVNLQVEMIKQFHMQLNEMHALLERYSVNESLVAEIERLREENKRLRTHF from the exons ATGCAAGAAAGCATACATTTTGCTTCATCAGGAGATGATGTTAAAATATGGGATTCCTCATCTCTAACTGTGGTGGAGCAGTTCAACCCACATACACCCCCTCATCCAGTCAGCTCACTATGTTGGGCCAGCAATA ATAGATACCTGGCCACTGCTTCTGCTGGTGGTGATAAAATAGTTGTTTCGAGCTGTAAAAGCAAACCTGTTCCACTCTTTGAAATAGCTGAAGGA GCAAAACAGACATGTGTGAACTTGAATTCTAGTTCTTCATGTATTGTGAGTGGAGGCCTTGATAACACAGTTAATATCTGGGATCTGAAATCTAGAAGGGTTTACCGTAGCCTTAAG GATCATAAAGATGAAGTCACGTGCATTACATATAATTGGAATGATTGCTACATTGCTTCTGGATCTTTGAGTGGTGAAATTATCCTACACAGTGTTACCACCAATTTATCAAGTACTCCCTTTGGTCACGGCAGCCGTCAG CCTATTCGACACTTGAAATATTCATCCTTTAAGAAATCCTTGCTGGGCAGTGTTTCTGACAGTGGAAATGTAACTCTGTGGGATGTAAATAGCCAGAACCCATatcataattttgaaaatactcaTAAAGCACCAGCTTCGgaaatctgcttttctccagtcaaTAAGCTGCTCCTTGTAACTGTGGGTTTGGATAAAAGAATTATTCTCTATGACACTTCAAGTAAAAA ATTGCTGACAACAATAGTAGCTGATTTTCCTCTGACAACAGTAGACTTCATGCCTGATGGTACTACTTTGGCTATAGGATGTTCCCGGGGAAAAATCTGCCAGTATGACTTAAGACAACTGACATCACCAGTGAAAACAGTTACTGCTCACAAAGGCTGTGTGAAATGCGTACGTCTTCAGTTCAGTAGCACTTTTTCCAAG tctaaCCTTACAGGTTCTTCAAATAAACCTGTACCCAAAAGAGTAGAAGTCAAAGCTGGTAGTAATCTTGgaggcattaaaaatattggCATCAAAAACGTTGCCTCTCAAGCATCAGCAGCAGTTTCATCTCATCTGACATTACCAAATGAGAATAAGGGAGGAGAGGTTCTTCAGGAGAAAACAG GCTTTCCCCATAGTTGCAGCTTGGATGTGATTCCATCTAAGGAAACAGATCATGGGAAAGGTGctgatttaaataaatttgaTGATTTGGGTCGAAGTAGTTTAGGAGATGTGTTTTCTCCAGTCAGAGATG ATATTATTGCAAGTAAAGCGAATGAAGATCCtcaaggaaaaggagatg gtCTGGATTTTCAGTCCTACGTTTTGGGTTTGGATTTTCTCCCACAGCTGACCACTGCCTTACCAGTGAAAAGAAACCCAGTGGGCAGTAGTGCCCAAGGGATACGGTCTAGCCCGTTACATGCACTTGTGGGATCTCCAGttaaagaagaggaagaacgTCCAGAGATTGAcactaagaaaataaatcttggaAAACAAGAATCTAAAGAAGCCTTAAAGCAG CTTTCAAAATCGAGCTCATCAAGTGCAGAATCTGTAACTTTAAGTCCTCCCCCATCATCCCCTGCTGTAAAGGCTCCTGATACAAATGAGAGACTAGTGAAGAATATTCAGGCCCATCCTGCATATGATCTACCAGTAAATGGTACTACCTCAATAA gTCCAAAGATAACATCACCTGTCACTGTTGGAGTTGCGAGTTCATTGTCAGAAAAAATAGTAGAAACCATTGGGAGCAGCAGACCAAATGCACCTCTGACATCAGTCCAAATAAACTTCATTCAGAATATGATACAAGAAACAATGGATGACTTCAG AGAAGCATGTCATCGAGATATTGTGAATTTGCAAGTGGAGATGATCAAGCAGTTCCATATGCAGTTG aatgAAATGCACGCTTTACTTGAAAGATATTCTGTAAATGAAAGCTTAGTAGCTGAAATTGAGAGACTAcgagaggaaaacaaaagactGAGGACTCACTTCTGA